GCATTTTTTGGTCAAAAGGATTATCAGCAATGTCTCATCATACAGCACATGATTGAGCGCTTGCATTTACCTGTAAAGCTCGTTATTGGTAAAACATTGCGTGATGCCGACGGTTTGGCACTTAGCTCACGAAATGTACGCTTATCACCAAAAGGGAGAGAGCAGGCTTTAGCGCTCTCAAGGGCGCTGTTTATGGTGCAAGAGCAAATTAGTCAAAAGCCGCTGGCCGAACTGCGGAAAATGACGCTCGATTTTTTGCAGCAAGCTGATGGGGTGAAGCTGGAATATTTCGCGATATGCAACGCAGAAACGTTGGAAGAAATAACCTCAGATACCGGCGCAACGAGTCACAAACGTATAGTGGTATTAGTAGCCGCTTGGGTGGACAATGTGCGATTAATAGATAATGTGCTTATTGACAACACTGGCAGTAATAGATCGTCAAAAGGTAATCTGTAAATCATAATTTGAGCAGCGTCGGAGGGGATGCACGCAATAACTAATTACAAATGCTTATCTTTGCAGCATGATTATTGAGGTGTTGAAATCAAAAATTCATAGGGTTAGAGTCACACAGGCTGAGCTTAACTATGTCGGAAGCATAACCATTGACGAAGATTTAATAGAAGCGGCTAATATTATTCCCAATGAAAAGGTGCAGATTGTAAATAATAACAATGGTGCACGCTTTGAAACCTATGTCATTAAAGGAGAGCGGGGTTCGGGTATTGTATGCCTGAACGGTGCGGCTGCGCGTTTAGCGCAGGTGGGAGACGTCGTGATTATCATCTCTTATTGTCAATTATCTATAGAAGAGGCAAAAAAATATGAACCAATATTGGTGTTCCCTGATGCTGATAATAAAATAGTGAAATAGTCTTACCCTTAATTTCCGTCCCGATAAATTTGACTGACTCTGGCAATGACAACGCCAGTGGTCTTATTGTGTTAAATTTTTCGCTCTAATGTTATGCTTGCATAGTAAAAAGCTGTAACTTTGGGAAAACCCATATTTATGATATTCGATTTAACAGAGGAGCAGCAGCTTATACGAAATGCAGCGAGAGATTTCGCACAAACCGCATTGAAACCTGGTGTTATAGAACGTGATGAAAAACAACAGTTTCCGGCCAAGGAAGTTAAACAACTTGGTGAATTAGGTTTTTTGGGAATGATGACCAGTCCAACATATAATGGTGCCGGTATGGACACTGTTTCGTATGTCTTGGTTATGGAAGAATTATCGAAAATTGACGCATCTACCTCCGTAGTGGTATCTGTGAACAATTCGCTGGTTTGTTTTGGCCTCGAAAAGTATGGGTCGGAACAACAGAAAGAAAAATACCTGAAGCCCTTAGCTGCGGGTGAACAAATAGGTGCTTTCTGCCTTTCGGAGCCAGAAGCTGGTTCTGATGCTACCTCCCAGCGTACCACAGCAGAAGATAAGGGTGATTATTACTTGCTCAACGGAACAAAAAACTGGATTACCAATGGGAGTACCGCTTCTATCTACTTGGTAATCGCACAAACCCATCCTGAACGCGGGCATCGGGGCATCAATGCTTTTATTTTGGAGAAGGGCATGGAGGGGTTTACTATTGGTCCTAAGGAAAACAAATTGGGCATTAGAGGGTCTGATACGCATTCCTTGCTCTTTTCCGACGTGAAGGTACCCAAAGAAAATCGCATTGGCGAAGATGGCTTCGGGTTTAAATTTGCCATGCAAACTTTAGCGGGCGGAAGAATTGGTATTGCGGCCCAGGCATTGGGTATCGCTTCAGGAGCTTTTGAATTGGCTGTGAAATATGCAAAAGAACGGAAAACATTCGGAAAACCTATTGCTGAGCATCAGGCCATTCAGTTTAAATTGGCCGATATG
This Olivibacter sp. SDN3 DNA region includes the following protein-coding sequences:
- the panC gene encoding pantoate--beta-alanine ligase gives rise to the protein MKIISTKLALQAYLSAFKRSKKQIGFVPTMGALHAGHLSLIERSKAQTAITVCSIFVNPTQFNDPADLEKYPRPIAHDRQLLQTVGCDVLFLPEVKEMYPDDQEQWEIDLGGLERRWEGAHRPGHYEGVTQIVKKLFDVVQPDSAFFGQKDYQQCLIIQHMIERLHLPVKLVIGKTLRDADGLALSSRNVRLSPKGREQALALSRALFMVQEQISQKPLAELRKMTLDFLQQADGVKLEYFAICNAETLEEITSDTGATSHKRIVVLVAAWVDNVRLIDNVLIDNTGSNRSSKGNL
- the panD gene encoding aspartate 1-decarboxylase, which produces MIIEVLKSKIHRVRVTQAELNYVGSITIDEDLIEAANIIPNEKVQIVNNNNGARFETYVIKGERGSGIVCLNGAAARLAQVGDVVIIISYCQLSIEEAKKYEPILVFPDADNKIVK
- a CDS encoding acyl-CoA dehydrogenase → MIFDLTEEQQLIRNAARDFAQTALKPGVIERDEKQQFPAKEVKQLGELGFLGMMTSPTYNGAGMDTVSYVLVMEELSKIDASTSVVVSVNNSLVCFGLEKYGSEQQKEKYLKPLAAGEQIGAFCLSEPEAGSDATSQRTTAEDKGDYYLLNGTKNWITNGSTASIYLVIAQTHPERGHRGINAFILEKGMEGFTIGPKENKLGIRGSDTHSLLFSDVKVPKENRIGEDGFGFKFAMQTLAGGRIGIAAQALGIASGAFELAVKYAKERKTFGKPIAEHQAIQFKLADMHTQIEAARLLCLKAAWLKDQGKPYADAAAVAKLFASDVAMNVTVEAVQIHGGYGFVKEYHVERLMRDAKITQIYEGTSEIQRLVISRSILDN